From the genome of Vitis riparia cultivar Riparia Gloire de Montpellier isolate 1030 chromosome 2, EGFV_Vit.rip_1.0, whole genome shotgun sequence:
ACAGCGAACTTCAGCAATTTGACGAGTCCCTTGGAGGACGCCCTCAGGTTACAGACCGATGCCACTCGGTTGACCAAAATCCAACTCTTGCAAAACATCTTGCAGATCATAAATACAGGTAGTACACTTTCTAGAAATATAGAGGGAGCTAGTCACCAGTGGTCTCGTAATCTTACCCCTACCCCATTGGAAGGATTTGTTAATGGGACAAGCACCCTCTACACTGAGGATCCCATCCTGGCGCCAGTGGAATTTCCTAACCCAGGAGTAACCCCTGGATCCCACAATGACTACCAAGCAATTTCCAACTCATGGGCATGCATTGGTGGTGGATTCGGATCAGAAGTtcataatttcaacaataacTGCTCGAGCAGTTCCTACGATATTCAAGCAGAACAGCCACTTCCTGCATTAGTCTCAGTTTCTCCTGAATGTTCCAGTGTCAATCAAACGGAAAGCAAAATGAACCTGCCTTGCATCTCCACTCACTCATCTACCTCCAACATCTTTGAAGCTTGGGGAGAACTTATGGATGATGAAACCAGTGTCTCCTACTGGAAGGATATTCTAGGGTAGGTACTCTCCTTTCTCAATTgctatcttttttattttctgttcctAATTGCTATCAGCATAAAGATTTAACACTGTTTATATGCATAAAAAAATGTTCACGTGCTGCACTTGCTTCATTTCTTTTTGCTCTTTGCCACATaaactaacattttttttcttacttaaatTTGCAGCCAGTATTGATGCCACTGTCACCAATCTTATGGTAGATCACTCTTGTCCCCATGTACCAGACAATCAACTTCACACCCAGTAAATATTGGTCAATCCATGATCGTCTCTTCTACTTGagaaagctttttatttttattgtagtTCTTTTTTCATTAGTACAGCTTATTATCATGAAGCTACCTCTGTATACAGACACCTTCAAAGTCTTATATACTTAGGAAATACCTCTTGTATCAAAACACCTAATGTACTTTTGTGTCTTGTAAAATTTTCCCAATAAGGTGAATGTTCCATGtaattgatgttttttcttaCATATGATGCACTTTATCTTTACGAGTTTTAGTCACAGATTTCTTCTACAATTAGATAAAACCCGGTACGAACTAACCTAACACTAGCTTGAATGTTGGGAAAGTTCATCGTTGCTTCCAAATGCACGTCAAAGACATTTACTGAGGCATTTTATAGCATTATCTCCATGTCCATTGACACTTAAAACAGCAGACACAGTCCAGAAGAAGATGAGTTTGTTAGGTTAGCTGAAACAAGATTATGTATGTATAGTATATCATAGGTTGAA
Proteins encoded in this window:
- the LOC117905345 gene encoding transcription factor MYB41-like isoform X2; this encodes MVRSPCCDDGSLKKGPWTPDEDQKLVDYIRRHGHGSWRALPKLAGLNRCGKSCRLRWTNYLRPDIKRGKFSDEEERIIIKLHSVLGNKWSRIAVHLPGRTDNEIKNFWNTHVKKKFLQMGLDPNTHQPRADLNSLVNLSQLLSTANFSNLTSPLEDALRLQTDATRLTKIQLLQNILQIINTGSTLSRNIEGASHQWSRNLTPTPLEGFVNGTSTLYTEDPILAPVEFPNPGVTPGSHNDYQAISNSWACIGGGFGSEVHNFNNNCSSSSYDIQAEQPLPALVSVSPECSSVNQTESKMNLPCISTHSSTSNIFEAWGELMDDETSVSYWKDILG
- the LOC117905345 gene encoding transcription factor MYB41-like isoform X1, yielding MVRSPCCDDGSLKKGPWTPDEDQKLVDYIRRHGHGSWRALPKLAGLNRCGKSCRLRWTNYLRPDIKRGKFSDEEERIIIKLHSVLGNKWSRIAVHLPGRTDNEIKNFWNTHVKKKFLQMGLDPNTHQPRADLNSLVNLSQLLSTANFSNLTSPLEDALRLQTDATRLTKIQLLQNILQIINTGSTLSRNIEGASHQWSRNLTPTPLEGFVNGTSTLYTEDPILAPVEFPNPGVTPGSHNDYQAISNSWACIGGGFGSEVHNFNNNCSSSSYDIQAEQPLPALVSVSPECSSVNQTESKMNLPCISTHSSTSNIFEAWGELMDDETSVSYWKDILGQY